One Terriglobia bacterium genomic region harbors:
- a CDS encoding xanthine dehydrogenase family protein molybdopterin-binding subunit, whose translation MGSVGERVARPDSLDKITGSARYIDDLSFGGMLFAAVVRSPHAHARIRKVSLSRTRGMKGVRAVLTAHEIRGANLIPMIQQDQPMLARDEVRHIGEAVVLVAAETRQQAEEAARAVRVDYEELPAILSIEEGFKKGEIIQHWKIRRGSPKDIFSRSDVAVVEGTYLTPYQEHAYIETNGMIAVPETDGGITVYGSLQCPFYVQKAVASITGLRMNACRVIQTVTGGGFGGKEDAPSLPAAMVAALAQSTGRPVKYIMPREEDMQVMSKRHPGKIVSRMAASRDGKLLAIDVDYFLDSGAYATLSPVVLWRGINHAAGPYRCEHARVDAYAIRTHKIPCGAFRGFGQPQIVFAQECQIDRLAEKLGFDPLKFREMNALELGDETLTGQRLKESVGFKETIDKVQRASRYGELKQAIERENARSASNGGPGLGRGKRRGLGLGCCYYGVGLGARGGYLNAAGASVVVSVDASVTVAVGTTEIGQGMITVLSQITADAIGCPVEFVRILPPDTALVPDSGPTVASRTTLMSGNAIADACRQIRERITAACADFDFSRAVEGRTGSPSPERGSIKSSAKTTFKEIVTESYRVGEEHRSSPAGDARAALIWQAAIRHCFQNMVQLSAHGWAVPPQTTYDTETGMGDVYVTYSYTTNLVEVEVDMETGETRVLKVWTAHDVGKAINPQTGEGQIEGGVIQGLGYALTEEHLLATRESLSGPRFRRSKGSEGYNPGRILNDQFSTYIIPTAMDMPEIHPILVERPFSYGPYGAKGLGETPIIAVAPAIVNAIAHATGIRLMQIPATPERLWEALQGRNKPMGNQKSEIKGRKAQIRSKRSSVRSQKVEP comes from the coding sequence ATGGGGAGCGTCGGAGAACGCGTCGCAAGACCTGATTCACTGGACAAAATTACCGGAAGCGCGCGGTACATCGACGATCTTTCTTTTGGCGGAATGCTCTTCGCTGCCGTCGTCCGATCTCCCCATGCACACGCACGCATCCGCAAGGTCTCTCTATCGAGAACCCGGGGAATGAAAGGGGTTCGTGCGGTTCTCACGGCGCATGAAATTCGCGGCGCCAACCTCATCCCCATGATTCAGCAGGACCAGCCCATGCTGGCGCGGGATGAAGTCCGCCACATCGGAGAGGCCGTTGTCCTCGTTGCGGCCGAGACGCGTCAGCAGGCCGAAGAAGCAGCCCGGGCCGTGCGGGTGGATTATGAAGAACTTCCCGCAATTCTCTCCATCGAAGAGGGATTTAAGAAGGGTGAGATCATTCAACATTGGAAAATTCGCCGGGGATCTCCGAAAGACATTTTTTCGCGAAGCGACGTCGCCGTCGTCGAGGGCACTTATCTCACCCCTTACCAGGAACATGCCTACATCGAGACCAACGGCATGATCGCCGTGCCGGAAACAGACGGGGGAATCACGGTTTATGGTTCCCTGCAGTGTCCCTTCTACGTGCAGAAGGCTGTGGCGAGTATCACGGGGCTCAGGATGAACGCGTGCCGTGTTATTCAGACTGTGACCGGTGGAGGTTTCGGCGGAAAGGAAGATGCCCCCAGCCTTCCGGCGGCGATGGTCGCCGCTCTGGCGCAGTCGACGGGCCGCCCCGTCAAGTACATCATGCCCCGTGAGGAGGACATGCAGGTGATGTCCAAGCGGCACCCCGGCAAGATCGTGAGCCGCATGGCCGCTTCGCGGGATGGAAAGTTATTGGCCATTGATGTCGATTATTTTCTCGACAGTGGCGCGTACGCCACACTCTCCCCCGTCGTATTGTGGAGAGGCATCAATCATGCTGCCGGCCCGTATCGTTGTGAGCACGCCCGGGTCGATGCTTACGCGATTCGAACCCACAAGATCCCCTGTGGAGCCTTTCGCGGGTTTGGACAACCCCAGATCGTCTTTGCCCAGGAATGCCAGATCGACCGGCTGGCCGAGAAGCTGGGATTCGATCCGCTGAAGTTCCGGGAGATGAATGCGCTCGAACTGGGCGACGAGACCTTGACGGGCCAGCGACTCAAAGAGTCGGTCGGGTTCAAGGAAACGATCGACAAAGTCCAGCGGGCCTCCCGATACGGGGAGCTGAAGCAGGCGATCGAACGGGAAAACGCCAGGTCGGCTTCGAATGGCGGACCGGGTCTCGGCCGCGGGAAGCGGCGCGGCCTCGGCCTCGGCTGCTGTTATTATGGGGTTGGCCTGGGAGCACGGGGCGGGTATCTGAACGCAGCCGGCGCCAGCGTGGTGGTCAGTGTCGATGCGAGCGTCACGGTGGCGGTCGGCACCACCGAAATTGGTCAGGGAATGATCACCGTCCTGTCACAAATTACCGCTGATGCCATCGGTTGTCCTGTCGAGTTCGTCCGGATTCTGCCCCCTGACACGGCGCTCGTTCCCGATTCGGGACCGACCGTGGCATCCCGAACAACTTTGATGAGCGGCAATGCCATCGCCGACGCCTGCCGGCAAATCCGCGAACGCATCACCGCCGCCTGCGCCGACTTCGATTTCTCCAGGGCGGTGGAAGGCCGCACTGGCTCCCCCTCACCGGAACGTGGATCCATCAAATCATCCGCAAAAACCACCTTTAAGGAAATCGTGACAGAAAGTTACCGAGTGGGAGAAGAGCATCGTTCCTCCCCCGCCGGAGATGCAAGAGCCGCCCTGATATGGCAGGCTGCCATTCGGCATTGTTTTCAGAATATGGTGCAACTTTCCGCGCACGGGTGGGCCGTCCCGCCCCAAACGACCTATGACACCGAAACCGGCATGGGCGATGTCTATGTGACCTATTCCTACACGACCAACCTCGTTGAGGTGGAGGTCGATATGGAGACGGGTGAGACCAGAGTCTTGAAAGTCTGGACAGCCCACGACGTAGGGAAAGCAATTAATCCACAGACCGGCGAAGGCCAGATTGAAGGCGGCGTCATCCAGGGTCTGGGCTATGCCCTCACGGAGGAACACCTCCTGGCGACCCGGGAGTCCCTCTCGGGCCCGCGCTTCCGAAGATCTAAGGGCAGCGAGGGGTACAATCCGGGCCGGATTCTGAACGATCAATTCTCAACTTACATCATTCCGACCGCCATGGACATGCCCGAGATTCATCCAATCCTCGTCGAGAGGCCATTTTCCTACGGGCCATACGGGGCGAAGGGTCTGGGGGAAACGCCCATCATTGCGGTGGCCCCTGCGATTGTGAACGCCATCGCTCATGCTACCGGAATTCGCTTGATGCAAATTCCAGCAACACCCGAGCGCCTCTGGGAAGCTTTGCAGGGCAGGAACAAGCCCATGGGAAATCAAAAGTCGGAAATCAAAGGTCGGAAGGCGCAGATCAGAAGTAAGAGGTCAAGTGTCAGAAGTCAGAAGGTGGAACCTTGA
- a CDS encoding FAD binding domain-containing protein: protein MNIQDKVQIQFTVNGKLESLQVDPSLRLLDVLREQLRLTGTKEGCGKGECGACTVILDGRTVDSCLVMAYQAHGSEIWTIEGLPRMWQRQCGVSPSQTLEFKEGQACILHPLQQAFVECGSSQCGICMPGMVMSAADLLRRCPDPTEGQIRYGLAGNLCRCTGYVKIFDAVRKAASAMKKMPGLPKNARLRAFFPLPQMKHPSGIDGSTHLVTSLRAALKILAMKQSHPFRQLAGGTDALVRAKDGIGTPSEMFDIFKIRELHGIREFKPSSRHGLGSGEGAVGEIWIGPATTFTEVLESPLLQKYAPALIEACAVIGGPQIRNRGTLGGNFANASPAADSVPALMSLGAVVEIASLERKREVPADDFFLGPGKTVLKSNELIVGFRFPRFENVVGCYLRLGQRQAQAISKVGVAVTAAPGTQRIQPRGRMRQPARYLRICYGSVAPTVFRAVQTERILRQRPVTEETLQNAKQAVKREVKPIDDIRSSAEYRREMSAVLLERALEKVGWVPEGA from the coding sequence ATGAACATCCAGGACAAGGTTCAAATTCAATTCACGGTCAATGGCAAGCTGGAAAGCCTGCAGGTCGATCCCTCTTTACGTCTGCTGGACGTGCTGCGGGAGCAGTTGCGGCTGACCGGTACCAAGGAGGGTTGCGGGAAGGGGGAGTGTGGCGCCTGCACGGTCATTCTGGATGGTCGGACCGTGGATTCTTGTTTGGTCATGGCCTACCAGGCCCATGGCAGTGAGATATGGACCATTGAAGGGTTGCCCCGAATGTGGCAGCGGCAATGCGGTGTAAGTCCTTCTCAGACCCTGGAATTCAAAGAAGGCCAAGCGTGCATTCTTCATCCCCTTCAACAGGCCTTTGTGGAGTGCGGCTCATCGCAATGCGGGATCTGTATGCCGGGAATGGTGATGTCGGCGGCTGATTTACTCCGTCGATGTCCGGATCCCACGGAGGGACAGATTCGTTACGGACTCGCCGGGAATCTGTGCCGGTGCACGGGCTATGTCAAGATTTTTGATGCGGTGAGAAAGGCTGCCTCCGCGATGAAGAAGATGCCCGGCCTGCCCAAGAATGCGAGGCTGCGGGCTTTCTTCCCCCTCCCTCAAATGAAGCACCCTTCGGGGATTGACGGCAGCACTCATCTTGTGACCTCGCTTCGGGCTGCATTGAAGATCCTGGCAATGAAGCAATCCCACCCGTTCCGTCAATTGGCAGGAGGCACTGACGCCCTGGTCCGCGCGAAGGACGGGATCGGCACTCCAAGCGAGATGTTTGATATCTTCAAGATCAGGGAACTCCATGGAATTCGAGAGTTCAAACCCAGTAGCCGACACGGATTAGGAAGTGGAGAAGGGGCGGTGGGAGAAATCTGGATCGGTCCCGCTACCACGTTTACGGAGGTTCTGGAGTCTCCCCTCCTGCAAAAATACGCCCCCGCCTTGATTGAGGCCTGCGCCGTCATCGGGGGCCCGCAGATTCGGAATCGAGGCACCCTGGGCGGAAATTTTGCAAACGCCTCACCCGCGGCCGACTCCGTCCCCGCTCTGATGTCCCTGGGCGCCGTCGTTGAAATCGCCTCTCTGGAAAGAAAACGCGAGGTGCCTGCCGATGATTTTTTTCTTGGCCCCGGCAAGACTGTCCTGAAATCCAATGAGCTTATCGTCGGGTTCCGGTTTCCCCGGTTTGAAAATGTCGTGGGTTGTTATCTCCGCCTGGGCCAGCGACAAGCACAGGCCATCTCCAAGGTAGGCGTCGCTGTAACGGCAGCACCTGGAACTCAGAGAATCCAACCTCGCGGGAGAATGCGTCAGCCGGCCCGGTATCTGCGGATTTGTTACGGGTCAGTGGCGCCGACCGTCTTTCGCGCCGTCCAGACGGAAAGGATTCTTCGGCAGCGTCCGGTGACAGAGGAAACACTCCAAAATGCCAAACAAGCAGTCAAGAGAGAAGTCAAACCGATCGACGACATCCGTTCCTCGGCTGAGTACCGGCGCGAAATGAGCGCCGTGCTTCTGGAACGTGCCCTGGAGAAAGTTGGTTGGGTTCCAGAAGGAGCTTGA
- the ssnA gene encoding putative aminohydrolase SsnA — MNSILLKNATLIELDPVSLEKADLRLDQGKIVARARRLKKKSSETVIDLDGKLVLPGWVCAHTHLYSALSRGMPSPERPPKDFHEILKKIWWRLDWAHDEESIYYSALVGAIEAALCGTTLLIDHHASPSVIKGSLRIIRRALQKVGLRGVLCYEVTDRGGMVERDRGMEENVEFISAHRTHPHFRGLFGAHASFTLKNDSLRACARLANELHSGLHIHVAEDRFDVEQARAEYSQAVIERLAAFEGLNSKTLLAHGTHLSAPEIERIKQAGAWLVHNPRSNMNNSVGYARPSRFGERVALGTDGISSNMFDEARFAFFKWRDSSARCNPPQEVTEEGPSVNKLDPVSLLAGGHRLASEIYGMKFGSLRAGSEADLTILDYPSPTPITNENLGGHLIFGFEASHVESVIVAGRFVVKNRRFPHLDLPSIYQKSRGLALRLWDRAF; from the coding sequence ATGAATTCGATTCTACTGAAGAACGCCACCCTGATCGAACTCGATCCCGTAAGCCTCGAAAAGGCTGATCTTCGGCTGGACCAGGGAAAGATTGTCGCGCGTGCCAGGAGGCTGAAGAAGAAATCCTCCGAAACCGTCATTGACCTGGACGGAAAACTTGTCCTGCCGGGCTGGGTGTGCGCCCATACGCATCTGTACTCGGCGCTATCGCGTGGAATGCCATCCCCGGAACGCCCACCCAAGGATTTCCATGAAATCCTGAAGAAGATTTGGTGGCGGCTTGACTGGGCCCACGACGAAGAGTCCATATACTACTCCGCTCTCGTGGGCGCTATTGAAGCCGCGCTGTGCGGAACGACCCTGCTGATCGACCACCACGCTTCACCCTCCGTCATCAAGGGCTCCCTGAGAATCATCCGGCGCGCCTTGCAGAAGGTCGGCCTACGGGGCGTCCTCTGTTATGAGGTGACGGACCGCGGAGGCATGGTCGAACGTGACCGTGGAATGGAAGAAAATGTCGAATTCATCTCGGCGCATCGCACCCATCCACATTTCCGGGGTTTGTTTGGCGCCCATGCCTCGTTTACTCTAAAGAACGACTCCCTCCGGGCCTGTGCACGTCTTGCCAATGAACTCCACTCGGGACTTCATATTCACGTCGCCGAAGACCGGTTCGATGTCGAACAGGCTCGCGCGGAATACTCTCAAGCGGTCATCGAGCGACTAGCGGCCTTCGAGGGGCTCAACTCCAAAACGCTCCTGGCCCATGGCACTCACTTGTCCGCGCCGGAAATCGAGCGGATAAAACAAGCGGGCGCATGGCTCGTGCACAACCCCCGTTCCAATATGAACAATTCGGTAGGTTATGCCCGACCCTCGCGGTTCGGTGAGCGGGTCGCCCTGGGAACGGACGGCATTTCTTCAAATATGTTTGATGAAGCCAGGTTCGCATTTTTCAAATGGCGGGACTCCTCGGCCCGCTGCAATCCCCCCCAGGAGGTGACCGAAGAGGGTCCCTCCGTAAATAAACTTGACCCGGTGTCGCTGCTCGCCGGCGGTCACCGTCTCGCGTCTGAGATTTATGGAATGAAATTTGGATCGTTGCGGGCAGGGTCAGAGGCCGATCTCACCATTCTGGACTATCCTTCCCCGACTCCCATAACGAACGAGAACTTGGGAGGTCATCTGATTTTTGGGTTTGAGGCCTCCCATGTGGAGAGTGTAATCGTCGCCGGTCGGTTTGTTGTCAAGAATCGACGTTTCCCTCATTTGGACCTCCCTTCGATTTATCAGAAATCTCGTGGGTTAGCACTCCGTCTTTGGGACCGCGCATTTTAA